One Deltaproteobacteria bacterium genomic region harbors:
- a CDS encoding amidohydrolase, with product MLTFLAVLLAASSLDGLDQMYPQLDALYLDLHKNPELAMKEQRTSARMAEELRKLGYEVTTGVGGTGVVGVLRNGKGPTVLLRTELDALPVEEKTGLPYASTATAVNAAGQTVPVMHACGHDAHMAGWTGAAALLARMKDSWRGTVLMIGQPAEETVQGAKAMIADGLLKRFPKPDFSVAVHDSSDAPAGKVYFVPGYGMASVDSVDMTIFGRGGHGAKPNTTVDPIVIAARTVLAIQTLVSREKDPLDPAVVTVGSIHGGTRYNIIPDEVKLQLTVRTYKPEVRKLLLEGIERIAKAEAASARAPKEPEIRFSEHQDATYNDPAVTQRLAGAVAKQIGAQNVLEARPEMVAEDFGEFGKAAGAPSVLLRVGAAEPSKYEAAQKSGTPLPSLHSSGFAPDRERTIKTAAAALTLSALELLGKP from the coding sequence ATGCTCACGTTCCTCGCCGTCCTCCTCGCCGCCTCGTCGCTCGATGGCCTCGACCAGATGTATCCGCAGCTCGACGCGCTCTACCTCGACCTGCACAAGAACCCGGAGCTCGCGATGAAGGAGCAGCGCACTTCCGCGCGCATGGCGGAAGAGCTGCGCAAGCTCGGGTACGAAGTGACCACCGGCGTCGGAGGCACCGGTGTCGTCGGCGTCTTGCGCAACGGGAAGGGGCCGACGGTATTGCTCCGCACCGAGCTCGACGCGCTGCCCGTGGAAGAGAAGACGGGCTTGCCGTACGCCAGCACCGCCACCGCCGTGAACGCGGCCGGGCAGACCGTGCCGGTGATGCACGCCTGCGGTCACGACGCGCACATGGCCGGCTGGACCGGCGCCGCCGCGTTGCTGGCCCGGATGAAGGACAGCTGGCGCGGCACCGTCTTGATGATCGGTCAGCCGGCCGAGGAGACCGTGCAGGGGGCGAAGGCGATGATCGCCGACGGCCTGCTCAAGCGGTTCCCCAAGCCGGACTTCTCCGTCGCCGTGCACGACAGCTCGGACGCGCCGGCAGGCAAGGTCTACTTCGTGCCCGGTTACGGGATGGCGAGCGTCGATTCGGTGGACATGACGATCTTCGGACGAGGCGGGCACGGAGCGAAGCCGAACACGACCGTGGACCCGATCGTGATCGCCGCCCGGACCGTCCTCGCTATCCAGACGCTGGTGTCGCGCGAGAAAGATCCGCTGGACCCGGCCGTGGTGACCGTGGGGTCGATCCACGGCGGCACCCGGTACAACATCATTCCAGACGAGGTGAAGCTGCAGCTCACGGTGCGCACCTACAAGCCGGAGGTGCGCAAGCTGCTGCTGGAGGGGATCGAGAGGATCGCGAAGGCGGAAGCGGCGTCGGCGCGGGCCCCGAAGGAGCCGGAGATCAGGTTCAGCGAGCACCAGGACGCGACCTACAACGACCCTGCGGTGACCCAGCGGCTCGCAGGGGCCGTCGCGAAGCAGATCGGCGCGCAGAACGTCCTCGAAGCTCGCCCGGAGATGGTCGCGGAGGATTTCGGCGAGTTCGGGAAGGCGGCGGGTGCTCCCTCCGTGCTCCTGCGGGTCGGCGCGGCGGAGCCGTCGAAGTACGAGGCAGCGCAGAAGTCCGGGACGCCGCTCCCTTCGCTGCATTCGTCGGGGTTCGCGCCGGATCGCGAGCGAACGATCAAGACGGCCGCAGCCGCCTTGACCTTGTCGGCGCTCGAGCTGCTCGGGAAACCCTAG
- a CDS encoding NUDIX hydrolase yields MFLPGNRRQEADLEVKGFEVTGDQRVGEGGHLRLRRMRMRLVLSDGSRTGEASWDYVERPMGLDAVVVALFRRGDRVEVLLRHGVRIPLQFGRAERPRTVLFPELVAGIVETGDDVMARAAAEAMEEAGLRVDAAAVQPLGPPLFPTPGMCAEIFHFVCCEVDAQAETHPVAGDGSPFEQGARLEWASLEAALSRCASGDIRDMKTEIGLRRLAERLRGSSGA; encoded by the coding sequence ATGTTCCTGCCGGGAAACCGGAGACAGGAGGCGGACTTGGAGGTGAAGGGCTTCGAGGTCACCGGCGACCAGCGCGTCGGCGAAGGAGGACATTTGCGGCTGCGGCGCATGCGCATGCGCCTCGTCCTTTCGGACGGGTCGCGTACGGGCGAGGCCAGCTGGGATTACGTCGAGCGCCCCATGGGGTTGGACGCCGTGGTCGTCGCCCTCTTCCGGCGGGGCGATCGGGTGGAGGTCCTGCTGCGCCACGGCGTCCGCATTCCGCTCCAGTTCGGCCGGGCAGAAAGGCCTCGAACGGTCCTCTTTCCGGAGCTCGTCGCGGGAATCGTGGAAACCGGCGATGACGTGATGGCGCGGGCTGCCGCGGAAGCGATGGAGGAAGCGGGTCTCCGCGTCGATGCAGCGGCGGTCCAGCCTCTGGGTCCGCCGCTGTTTCCCACGCCGGGAATGTGCGCCGAGATCTTTCACTTCGTCTGCTGCGAGGTGGATGCGCAGGCGGAAACGCACCCCGTCGCTGGCGACGGTTCGCCGTTCGAGCAAGGCGCGCGACTGGAGTGGGCGTCTCTGGAGGCGGCGCTGTCGCGTTGCGCGAGCGGCGACATCCGCGACATGAAGACGGAGATCGGGTTGCGGCGGCTGGCGGAACGGCTCAGGGGGTCTTCAGGCGCGTGA
- a CDS encoding DUF4097 domain-containing protein, giving the protein MIRVLVIVFFLAIPVLAKAQTQDDEGKPAQRHRVDRHLDIQVPSIPGLPPLPEIDLSGIEIDLPELLASAMPHDRDVDDEEDDDHEMDHDVEADEDHGGNVKVYKLNQQRSIRLPRMRIGEDDSESDEENATARSRGRGSATLQVKGPVTFQMRAQAGEVEVIATEKRQVSVTLSDAPAEDIALYAFGDRVEPAFRGRRTLRRGKLRVELPRGSRLDVASMSGDVTAQRIGDVRIRTMSGDVKLAGVGKIDLQMISGDARIEDVAGPVRLHTVSGHAVVATSGAAPQVEFRSASGGLDWAGICARDCHLSAETVSGELRLNVDPKSSFELSYSSHSGELRDEVNLAVKRAPKRKHGMSSGWLEATFGKGEGMIEADAFSGSLVVKRK; this is encoded by the coding sequence GTGATCCGAGTGCTCGTCATCGTGTTTTTTCTGGCAATCCCTGTCCTGGCGAAGGCGCAGACTCAGGACGACGAAGGCAAGCCCGCGCAACGCCATCGCGTCGACCGCCACCTGGACATTCAGGTGCCGAGCATTCCCGGCCTCCCCCCGCTGCCGGAGATCGACCTGTCCGGGATCGAGATCGACCTGCCGGAGCTTCTCGCGAGCGCCATGCCGCACGACCGCGACGTCGATGACGAGGAGGACGACGACCACGAGATGGACCACGACGTCGAGGCGGACGAGGACCACGGCGGCAACGTGAAGGTCTACAAGCTGAACCAGCAACGCTCCATCCGACTCCCCCGGATGCGCATCGGCGAAGACGACTCCGAGTCCGACGAAGAGAACGCAACCGCCCGGTCCAGGGGCCGCGGGAGCGCGACCCTTCAGGTCAAAGGTCCGGTCACGTTCCAGATGCGCGCGCAGGCGGGCGAAGTCGAGGTGATCGCGACCGAGAAGCGCCAGGTCTCGGTGACGCTGAGCGACGCCCCCGCCGAGGACATCGCTCTGTATGCCTTCGGCGATCGCGTCGAGCCCGCCTTCCGCGGCCGCCGTACGCTGCGCCGTGGGAAGCTCCGCGTCGAGCTTCCCCGCGGAAGCCGCCTCGATGTCGCTTCCATGTCGGGCGACGTGACCGCGCAGCGGATCGGCGACGTGCGCATCCGCACCATGTCCGGCGACGTGAAGCTCGCCGGCGTGGGGAAGATCGACTTGCAGATGATCTCCGGCGATGCCCGGATCGAGGACGTCGCGGGGCCGGTGAGGCTCCATACCGTCTCCGGGCACGCGGTCGTCGCTACATCGGGCGCCGCGCCGCAGGTGGAGTTCCGGTCGGCGTCTGGCGGCCTCGACTGGGCGGGCATCTGCGCGCGCGACTGCCATCTCAGCGCCGAGACGGTGTCGGGCGAGCTGCGGCTGAACGTCGACCCCAAGAGCTCGTTCGAGCTGAGCTACAGCTCGCACAGCGGCGAGCTCCGGGACGAGGTGAACCTCGCGGTGAAGCGCGCTCCCAAGCGAAAGCACGGGATGAGCAGCGGCTGGCTCGAGGCTACGTTCGGCAAGGGGGAGGGCATGATCGAGGCCGACGCCTTCTCCGGCAGCCTGGTCGTCAAGCGCAAGTAG
- a CDS encoding FAD-dependent oxidoreductase: MDAIVIGAGVAGLAAARELKKRGFEVVVLEARDRIGGRVHTVRLPGWPLPLEVGAEFLHGRPRSLLPLARDARELRGGHYFDGMERRDELWQSTMEKIGKLPSVLERPVDKALRTLRWRLRTTPDERQLAADFLEGFNAARLDRASVKAIAQQTQASEENGGNHIARLPRGYDLVPRRLARGLHIELGVRVRMVRWSRSRVEVHAGHRSWEAPRAIVTVPLGVLQAGAVVFEPALPRWKASAIAALSMGPVVKIALLFEERHWPQDLAFLHARGEEVPTFWRPLPSRAPALIGWAASRNAEALRGKNPVTVAVRSLSAALGRRVRPIRAVSFDWQKDDLSRGAYSWVPVGAMRAQRAIADQVGPLHFAGEASHFDGACGTVHGAIETGIRAAREVATAQRKLPVRARRP, encoded by the coding sequence ATGGACGCGATCGTGATCGGCGCCGGCGTGGCAGGGCTTGCCGCGGCGCGCGAGCTCAAAAAGCGGGGCTTCGAGGTGGTGGTGCTTGAAGCGCGCGACCGGATCGGCGGCCGCGTGCATACCGTCAGGCTGCCCGGGTGGCCTCTCCCGCTGGAAGTGGGCGCCGAGTTCCTCCACGGCAGGCCGAGATCGCTTCTGCCGCTCGCGCGCGACGCCCGCGAGCTCCGCGGCGGACATTATTTCGACGGAATGGAGCGCCGCGACGAGCTGTGGCAGTCGACGATGGAGAAGATCGGCAAGTTGCCGTCGGTGCTCGAGCGGCCCGTCGACAAGGCGCTGCGGACGCTTCGCTGGCGGTTGCGGACCACGCCGGACGAACGGCAGCTCGCTGCCGACTTCCTCGAAGGATTCAATGCGGCGCGCCTCGATCGCGCCAGCGTGAAGGCCATCGCGCAGCAGACGCAGGCGTCCGAAGAGAATGGAGGCAACCACATCGCGCGCCTCCCGCGCGGATACGATCTGGTGCCACGACGGCTCGCCCGCGGCCTGCACATCGAGCTCGGGGTGCGCGTGCGGATGGTGCGTTGGTCGCGCTCGCGGGTCGAGGTCCACGCCGGACACCGCTCCTGGGAGGCCCCGCGCGCGATCGTCACCGTGCCGTTGGGCGTGCTGCAGGCGGGCGCCGTGGTCTTCGAGCCCGCCCTGCCGCGATGGAAGGCGTCGGCCATCGCGGCGCTGTCAATGGGCCCGGTGGTGAAGATCGCCCTGCTCTTCGAGGAGCGTCACTGGCCGCAGGACCTGGCATTCCTGCACGCGCGCGGAGAGGAAGTGCCCACCTTCTGGCGGCCGTTGCCCTCGCGCGCACCGGCGTTGATCGGATGGGCCGCGAGCCGCAACGCGGAAGCCCTGCGGGGAAAGAATCCCGTCACGGTCGCGGTCCGATCCCTCTCCGCGGCGCTGGGCCGGCGCGTCCGGCCCATCCGGGCCGTCTCGTTCGACTGGCAGAAGGACGACCTTTCGCGCGGCGCGTACAGCTGGGTGCCGGTGGGGGCCATGCGCGCGCAGAGGGCGATCGCCGACCAGGTGGGCCCGCTGCATTTCGCCGGCGAGGCGTCGCACTTCGACGGCGCCTGCGGGACGGTGCACGGGGCAATCGAGACCGGCATCCGGGCAGCGCGCGAAGTCGCGACCGCGCAGCGAAAGTTGCCGGTCCGAGCGCGCCGGCCGTAG
- a CDS encoding TonB-dependent receptor, with translation MGHCCRAVKCLAGAMLALALPAGGEEMSETIVITPARAAEASGEATAPVTVIPGTEIGRAKSLDEALRRDPSFAVFRRSSSLVADPSSQGVNLRGIGPSGVSRALVLEDGVPLNDGFGGWMYWGSVPRLGIARVEIAPGASSALYGSSALGGVVQVLTRPIDDRAELELQAGAFGTAEGAATVSMLGERIGASLDVEGLRTDGYGVIALPGPIDQPAWSRRAAARGRVEARITENVTASARLAGFVEKENGGTRYTTALAREGLVAFGVSAFGVEARAFARWARFAQDRAQVQAGRIGEQLASRQQAPADDEGISVQWSGGGFLIGADARRVFGRSLEDVRLPTAVSRSVSGEQRQGGAFAQRLLDVLPWLRVQAAVRFDYWHNLGGLRHQVPSSVPDPDLPDRSDVAVSPRLGVHVQALPWLSVRAAAYRSFRAPTLNELYRPFQAGPVRTEANPQLGPETLLGAEAGFETRWLRATAFLAGLRDPITNATVPNVPNLQMRQNLGSARVRGVEVQSFWAPFEAVRLSLAWTFTDARVTSGDLNGRALPQDPRHRIAAAASFADLRWFEADLALRWTSDQFEDDRNVFRLPGFAVFDVQLSRMFAPGWTLFAAAENLLDRRYLVGLQGGVATVGQPLCVRAGVRARFF, from the coding sequence ATGGGGCATTGCTGTCGCGCCGTGAAGTGCCTGGCTGGGGCGATGCTTGCGCTCGCCTTGCCCGCAGGCGGCGAGGAGATGAGCGAGACCATCGTGATCACGCCGGCCCGCGCGGCGGAGGCGTCGGGAGAGGCGACCGCGCCCGTGACCGTCATTCCGGGGACGGAGATCGGGCGCGCCAAATCCCTCGACGAGGCGCTGCGGCGCGACCCCTCGTTCGCGGTCTTCCGCAGATCCTCCAGTCTGGTCGCCGACCCCAGCTCGCAAGGCGTCAACCTGCGCGGCATCGGGCCTTCGGGAGTCTCCCGTGCGCTCGTCCTGGAAGACGGTGTCCCGCTGAACGACGGATTCGGCGGCTGGATGTACTGGGGCTCGGTCCCGCGCCTGGGCATCGCCCGCGTGGAGATTGCGCCCGGAGCGTCTTCTGCGCTCTACGGGTCCTCGGCGCTCGGCGGCGTAGTCCAGGTGCTCACGCGCCCCATCGACGATCGCGCGGAGCTCGAGCTCCAGGCAGGCGCTTTCGGCACCGCCGAAGGAGCGGCGACCGTGAGCATGCTTGGCGAACGGATCGGCGCGTCATTGGACGTCGAGGGGCTGCGCACCGATGGCTACGGCGTGATCGCCCTCCCGGGGCCCATCGATCAGCCGGCCTGGTCCCGGCGTGCGGCGGCACGCGGGCGCGTCGAGGCGCGGATCACCGAGAACGTCACCGCGAGCGCCCGACTCGCTGGATTCGTGGAGAAGGAGAACGGAGGCACACGCTATACCACCGCCTTGGCGCGCGAAGGTCTGGTCGCGTTCGGCGTATCGGCCTTCGGAGTCGAGGCCCGCGCATTCGCGCGTTGGGCGCGGTTCGCACAGGACCGCGCCCAGGTGCAAGCCGGCCGCATCGGGGAACAGCTCGCCTCCAGGCAGCAGGCGCCGGCGGACGATGAGGGGATCTCGGTCCAGTGGTCAGGCGGCGGTTTCCTCATCGGCGCGGACGCGAGACGCGTCTTCGGCAGATCGCTCGAAGACGTCCGGTTGCCGACGGCGGTGTCACGTTCCGTCTCTGGGGAGCAGCGTCAAGGCGGAGCGTTCGCCCAGCGCCTCCTCGACGTGCTGCCCTGGCTGCGGGTGCAAGCCGCGGTCCGCTTCGACTACTGGCACAACCTCGGCGGTCTGCGTCACCAGGTCCCGTCGTCGGTCCCGGATCCCGATCTGCCCGATCGCAGCGACGTGGCGGTGAGTCCGCGCCTTGGGGTTCACGTTCAGGCTCTCCCCTGGTTATCGGTGCGTGCGGCCGCCTACCGGTCCTTCAGGGCCCCAACCCTCAATGAGCTGTATCGTCCGTTCCAGGCCGGACCGGTGCGGACCGAAGCGAATCCGCAGCTCGGCCCGGAGACGCTGCTAGGCGCCGAAGCGGGATTCGAGACCCGCTGGTTGCGCGCGACCGCCTTTTTGGCCGGACTGCGCGATCCCATCACCAACGCCACCGTGCCCAACGTCCCAAATCTCCAGATGCGTCAGAACCTCGGGTCCGCGCGCGTCCGCGGTGTCGAAGTGCAATCCTTCTGGGCGCCGTTCGAAGCCGTTCGACTTTCGCTCGCCTGGACCTTCACCGATGCGCGCGTCACCTCCGGCGACCTGAACGGCCGCGCCCTGCCGCAGGATCCACGCCACAGGATCGCAGCGGCGGCGAGCTTCGCCGACTTGCGCTGGTTCGAGGCCGACCTCGCGCTGCGCTGGACCTCCGACCAGTTCGAAGACGATCGCAACGTCTTCCGCCTGCCCGGGTTCGCCGTCTTCGACGTGCAGCTCTCACGGATGTTCGCGCCGGGGTGGACGCTGTTCGCCGCCGCCGAGAACCTCCTCGACAGGCGGTACCTGGTCGGGCTGCAGGGCGGCGTGGCGACCGTGGGGCAACCGCTGTGCGTCCGGGCCGGCGTCCGCGCACGGTTCTTCTGA
- a CDS encoding sigma-70 family RNA polymerase sigma factor: protein MSCCSPDPLVTLTSIRLTYQRFQPVETGVGGASLPGGLVSPRDSHSDEELLSRARAGDAEAFRVIFDREAPGVRRFLGDLLRDDVAADEGTQETFVRAHNRLGTLEEPGKLQGWLFGIARMVFFEQIRRRRRNGAPIDPVDETPQIDRAPSPEALLLSAESDRMLDGAIAGLTEERRAALLMRIDHGLGYSEIASAMGWSLQKVKNEIHRARLQLRRSLAGYLEGAR from the coding sequence ATGTCTTGCTGCAGCCCGGATCCGCTGGTGACCTTGACGTCCATCCGACTGACATACCAGCGCTTCCAGCCCGTTGAAACCGGCGTGGGCGGCGCGTCACTACCGGGCGGGTTGGTTTCTCCCCGTGACAGTCATTCCGACGAGGAGCTGCTGTCGCGGGCCCGTGCCGGCGATGCGGAGGCGTTTCGCGTGATCTTCGATCGGGAAGCTCCGGGTGTGCGCAGGTTCCTGGGCGATCTCCTCCGCGACGACGTCGCGGCGGACGAGGGGACCCAGGAGACCTTCGTGCGCGCTCACAACCGGTTGGGCACGCTGGAAGAACCCGGCAAGCTGCAGGGGTGGCTGTTCGGCATCGCCCGGATGGTCTTTTTCGAGCAGATCCGGCGCAGGCGGCGCAACGGCGCCCCGATCGACCCTGTCGACGAGACGCCCCAGATCGATCGCGCGCCCAGCCCCGAGGCGCTGCTGCTCTCCGCGGAGTCGGATCGCATGCTGGACGGCGCAATCGCCGGTCTGACCGAGGAGAGAAGGGCCGCGCTGCTGATGCGGATCGATCACGGCCTTGGGTATTCGGAGATCGCCTCGGCGATGGGCTGGTCGCTGCAGAAGGTCAAGAACGAGATCCACCGGGCGCGGCTGCAGCTGCGCAGAAGCCTCGCCGGATATCTGGAGGGGGCGCGATGA
- a CDS encoding Stp1/IreP family PP2C-type Ser/Thr phosphatase, with the protein MRISHAARTDVGMKRDNNEDNYLVYPEQNLFAVFDGMGGHAAGEVASGIAVREMKEFFELTGKDPEATWPFKDDRSRSYDENRLVTAIKLCNARIMEVAEQDSSKKNMGTTCVSLHFTERNGEPRVYVAHTGDSRGYLFRENKLKRITIDHSLVEEYLRLGKITEEEAKNFPQKNIILRALGQQRQVDVEINPHDPRPGDLFLLCSDGLSGMVEDRILESILQKQSANLEACAKKLLDTANANGGVDNSTVILARYDG; encoded by the coding sequence GTGCGCATCAGCCACGCCGCGCGGACCGACGTCGGGATGAAGCGGGACAACAACGAGGACAACTACCTCGTCTATCCCGAGCAGAACCTGTTCGCTGTCTTCGACGGCATGGGCGGGCACGCGGCCGGCGAGGTGGCGAGCGGAATTGCGGTCCGCGAGATGAAGGAGTTCTTCGAGCTGACGGGCAAGGATCCCGAGGCCACCTGGCCCTTCAAGGACGACCGCTCCCGCAGCTACGACGAGAACCGGCTGGTCACCGCCATCAAGCTGTGCAACGCGCGGATCATGGAGGTAGCGGAGCAGGACAGCTCGAAGAAGAACATGGGCACCACCTGCGTTTCGCTTCACTTCACCGAGCGCAACGGCGAGCCACGCGTCTACGTGGCGCACACCGGCGACAGTCGCGGCTACCTGTTCCGCGAGAACAAGCTCAAGCGCATCACCATCGATCACTCGCTGGTCGAGGAATACCTTCGCCTCGGCAAGATCACCGAGGAAGAGGCGAAGAACTTCCCGCAGAAGAACATCATCCTGCGCGCGCTCGGGCAGCAGCGGCAGGTCGACGTGGAGATCAATCCGCACGATCCGCGCCCCGGAGATCTCTTCCTCCTCTGCTCCGACGGGCTGTCGGGAATGGTGGAGGACCGGATCCTGGAGTCGATCCTGCAGAAGCAGTCGGCAAACCTGGAAGCGTGCGCGAAGAAGCTGCTCGATACCGCCAACGCCAACGGCGGGGTGGACAACTCGACCGTCATCCTCGCCCGCTACGACGGATAG
- a CDS encoding OsmC family protein: protein MDVKVTSGSGLQQDIQIGRHRLVSDEPQAFGGADLGPSPYELLAAAIGACTSMTLRMYARAKGWPLQRVITTIRHDKIHARDCADCETKEGRIDRLEREIELEGPLDDPQRKRLLEIAERCPVHRTLSSEVRLVTRLKTP from the coding sequence ATGGACGTCAAGGTCACCAGCGGATCCGGGCTGCAGCAAGACATCCAGATCGGGAGACACCGGCTCGTCTCGGACGAGCCCCAGGCCTTCGGTGGCGCGGATCTCGGGCCCTCGCCCTACGAGCTTCTCGCGGCCGCCATCGGCGCCTGTACCTCGATGACCCTGCGCATGTATGCGCGAGCCAAGGGCTGGCCGCTGCAGCGCGTCATCACGACCATCCGTCACGACAAGATCCACGCGCGCGACTGCGCCGATTGCGAAACGAAGGAGGGTCGCATCGACCGCCTGGAGCGCGAGATCGAGCTGGAAGGCCCGCTCGACGACCCCCAGCGAAAGCGCCTGCTGGAGATCGCGGAACGCTGCCCTGTGCACCGGACGCTGTCCAGCGAGGTGAGGCTGGTCACGCGCCTGAAGACCCCCTGA
- a CDS encoding CoA transferase: MPESALAGIRVVEVGNFMAAPFCTLQLADLGADVVKIENPDGGDQVRTTAPFLDGESSSFVRLNRNKRSLALDLKSREGKEVFRRLIRRADVVVENLRPGTMADLELDYPRLSELNPRLVFVAASGWGQDGPYAQRPGLDIMAQGMSGLMSITGEEGGKAPVKIGVPVTDLTCALWGALAAVAALRARERTGRGQFIDVCLFEAGVALAVWEAGRYFATGEVPQPLGSAHQTSAPYQALRASDGFFTLGATTTRNWEACCDVFGLAGLKQDPRFAKNHVRHQNRHALIPLIEDVTTRRPARHWVEALERAGVPCGLLQTYDQVFNDPHLNARGFFPDAPHTKLGPVKQVGSPMRLSETPTRMVRAGPLLGEHSAEILSELGYSRDEIGKLTSAGVIRGPG, translated from the coding sequence ATGCCCGAGTCCGCGCTGGCCGGCATCCGCGTCGTCGAGGTTGGCAACTTCATGGCCGCGCCCTTCTGCACGCTGCAACTCGCCGATCTCGGCGCCGACGTGGTGAAGATCGAAAACCCCGACGGAGGCGACCAGGTGCGCACCACCGCTCCGTTTCTCGACGGGGAGTCGTCCAGCTTCGTCCGCCTGAATCGGAACAAGCGCTCTCTCGCGCTGGATCTCAAGTCGCGGGAGGGCAAGGAAGTGTTCCGCCGCCTGATTCGACGCGCGGACGTCGTCGTCGAAAACCTCCGTCCCGGCACCATGGCCGACCTGGAGCTCGACTACCCGCGCCTCTCCGAGCTGAACCCGCGCCTGGTCTTCGTCGCCGCGTCGGGGTGGGGCCAGGACGGTCCGTATGCCCAGCGGCCCGGCCTCGACATCATGGCCCAGGGGATGAGCGGACTGATGTCCATCACCGGCGAGGAGGGAGGCAAGGCGCCGGTGAAGATCGGCGTTCCAGTGACGGACCTCACTTGCGCGCTCTGGGGCGCGCTCGCAGCCGTGGCGGCGCTGCGGGCTCGGGAGCGGACGGGCCGCGGCCAGTTCATCGACGTCTGCCTGTTCGAGGCCGGCGTTGCCCTGGCCGTCTGGGAAGCGGGCCGGTACTTCGCCACCGGCGAGGTTCCGCAGCCCCTGGGCTCGGCGCACCAGACCTCCGCTCCCTACCAGGCGCTGCGCGCTTCCGACGGGTTCTTCACCCTGGGAGCGACCACGACGCGGAACTGGGAAGCCTGCTGCGACGTGTTCGGGCTCGCCGGCCTCAAGCAGGATCCCCGCTTCGCGAAGAACCATGTCCGTCACCAGAACCGCCATGCGCTGATTCCGCTGATCGAGGACGTCACCACGAGGCGCCCGGCGCGGCATTGGGTAGAGGCCCTCGAACGCGCCGGTGTGCCCTGCGGGCTGCTGCAGACCTACGATCAGGTGTTCAACGACCCCCACCTGAACGCCCGCGGCTTCTTTCCCGACGCGCCGCACACGAAGCTCGGCCCGGTGAAGCAGGTGGGTTCGCCGATGCGGCTGTCGGAGACGCCGACGCGCATGGTCCGCGCCGGTCCGCTGCTCGGCGAACATTCCGCCGAGATCCTCTCCGAGCTGGGATACTCGCGCGACGAGATCGGCAAGCTCACCAGCGCGGGCGTGATCCGGGGGCCTGGATGA
- a CDS encoding class I SAM-dependent methyltransferase → MPPTPTAGWTTRPSSSPATTDSRLGDHHSHGRFGNPEDLHAYVSRLEDPGRDEWQKPDEVLRVLDVRREAVIGEIGAGSGYFTLPLARAAAHVFASDADPRLVEILRERLAAADARNVTPVLGLPEDPFLPSGRCDLIVSINTYHHFPEPRAYLRRIRRALRPGGRIALIDFHEKVEKARVLRAGKAAGLRVAAEHDFLPQQHFLVFC, encoded by the coding sequence ATACCGCCAACGCCAACGGCGGGGTGGACAACTCGACCGTCATCCTCGCCCGCTACGACGGATAGCAGGTTGGGCGATCACCACTCCCACGGCCGCTTCGGCAATCCGGAAGACCTCCACGCATACGTCTCCCGCCTCGAAGACCCCGGCCGCGACGAGTGGCAGAAGCCCGACGAGGTGTTGCGCGTCCTGGACGTACGGCGCGAAGCGGTGATCGGCGAGATCGGCGCCGGCTCCGGGTATTTCACGCTGCCGCTGGCGCGCGCCGCCGCGCACGTCTTCGCTTCCGATGCGGATCCGCGGTTGGTGGAGATCCTCCGCGAACGGCTCGCCGCCGCCGACGCCCGGAACGTCACGCCCGTCCTCGGCCTGCCGGAGGATCCATTCCTGCCGAGCGGCCGGTGCGATCTGATCGTCTCCATCAACACGTATCATCACTTCCCCGAGCCCCGCGCCTACTTGCGTCGGATCCGCCGGGCGCTTCGGCCGGGCGGCCGGATCGCGCTCATCGATTTTCACGAGAAGGTCGAGAAAGCGCGGGTGCTGCGCGCCGGCAAGGCCGCCGGGCTGCGCGTCGCCGCGGAGCACGATTTCCTGCCGCAGCAACACTTCCTCGTCTTCTGCTGA